In Listeria monocytogenes, the following proteins share a genomic window:
- a CDS encoding chloride channel protein: MKKVTLVFSVYTFILGILVGVIAALFLAMVHFATTFLWDYLPNQFDFSWYYPLLVGLIGSFFVGMVQLKFGDYPRSMHDNVAEAKKTGRMEYRKVLLPTILSAWIILTFGASVGPEAALIGIVGGATTWIIDHLKLSMAHKEELVSLSVGAIISSIFHAPFSGLAEEIDESSQAKKIPKNSKLVLSLLISFSALGSFLWLKSFLKMPASIFAIRLPDMGWSWWFILLFIPMIILGWLFSVYFQQLQVYIAKAASVIKNKMVAAVIGGLSIGLFGIISSFMLFSGEHQLIELTTTVQNYSIPFLLIIALLKPVLVAICLATGWNGGAIFPAIFTSTIMGYIATFWMDGSTGFLITVFVTACCTKIVGKPVLTASILLFIFPLQFFPFILLTAFIVNKNWWVSIKKIIRA, encoded by the coding sequence GTGAAAAAGGTAACACTCGTTTTTAGCGTTTATACATTTATTCTAGGTATCTTAGTGGGAGTTATTGCTGCTTTATTTTTAGCAATGGTTCACTTCGCCACGACGTTTTTGTGGGATTATCTTCCTAATCAGTTTGATTTTTCATGGTATTATCCTCTACTAGTCGGTTTGATTGGGAGTTTTTTTGTAGGAATGGTTCAGCTGAAATTTGGTGACTATCCGCGGTCGATGCATGACAATGTTGCTGAGGCGAAGAAAACTGGACGGATGGAGTATCGCAAAGTTCTGCTTCCTACGATACTTAGCGCTTGGATTATTTTAACATTTGGGGCGAGCGTTGGTCCGGAAGCTGCTTTGATTGGTATTGTTGGTGGTGCCACGACTTGGATTATTGATCATCTAAAACTATCTATGGCGCATAAAGAAGAACTTGTTAGTTTGAGTGTTGGCGCGATTATTTCCAGTATTTTCCACGCTCCGTTTAGCGGACTAGCCGAGGAAATTGATGAAAGTAGTCAAGCGAAGAAAATTCCTAAAAACTCTAAATTAGTGTTATCGCTTCTTATTTCTTTTAGCGCACTCGGATCTTTCCTTTGGCTGAAATCCTTTTTAAAAATGCCTGCGAGTATTTTTGCGATTCGGCTACCTGACATGGGTTGGTCTTGGTGGTTTATTTTACTTTTTATTCCTATGATTATTCTAGGATGGCTCTTTAGTGTTTATTTCCAGCAATTGCAAGTCTATATCGCGAAGGCAGCTTCTGTCATTAAAAATAAAATGGTCGCGGCGGTTATTGGCGGTTTGAGCATTGGTTTATTTGGGATAATTTCTTCCTTCATGTTATTTTCTGGTGAGCATCAGCTGATTGAATTGACAACAACTGTCCAAAATTATTCGATTCCTTTTTTACTTATTATCGCCTTGTTAAAACCTGTTTTGGTCGCTATTTGTTTAGCAACGGGCTGGAATGGCGGTGCAATTTTCCCGGCGATTTTTACTAGTACGATTATGGGGTACATAGCAACATTTTGGATGGATGGATCAACTGGTTTTCTCATTACGGTTTTCGTCACCGCTTGTTGTACGAAAATTGTTGGAAAACCCGTTCTTACCGCATCCATTTTACTTTTCATTTTCCCGCTACAATTTTTCCCGTTTATTCTGTTGACGGCGTTTATTGTGAATAAAAATTGGTGGGTTAGCATCAAGAAAATTATACGAGCATAA
- a CDS encoding YwqG family protein, translated as MEQLFDILPSEWAERFLETEKERIELHFKDAGTLSLLQSKAGGRGYLPKEQGYPVTEEGKPLSLLAQINFSEMPQMENYPEFGLLAFYVDYQDDLYGLNFENPTSQDGFRVFFFDDLGSESLTAEEQDAFFEDVAKTDFYPVVNGEFKIAGQVSDQILLQDSFDFENEFGNNFYELADQIFADEEDKADELYNLASEGSQLGGYPFFTQEDPRMYSENPHHDTLLFQLASEDFDENRMAIMWGDCGVANFFINKQDLINRDFSNIMYNWDCS; from the coding sequence ATGGAACAACTTTTTGATATACTTCCAAGTGAATGGGCCGAACGCTTTTTGGAAACAGAAAAAGAGCGGATAGAGTTGCATTTTAAAGATGCGGGCACACTTTCCTTGTTACAAAGTAAAGCTGGTGGCCGAGGTTATTTGCCGAAAGAACAAGGATATCCGGTGACGGAAGAAGGTAAGCCGCTTTCGTTATTAGCGCAAATTAATTTTTCGGAAATGCCGCAAATGGAAAATTATCCGGAATTTGGGTTGCTTGCTTTTTATGTGGATTATCAAGATGATTTATACGGACTTAATTTTGAAAATCCTACGAGTCAAGACGGTTTTCGGGTGTTTTTCTTTGATGACTTGGGAAGTGAGAGCTTAACTGCCGAAGAACAAGATGCATTTTTTGAAGATGTAGCGAAAACAGATTTTTACCCTGTTGTAAATGGTGAATTTAAAATTGCTGGTCAAGTTTCAGATCAAATTCTATTACAAGATAGCTTTGATTTTGAAAATGAATTTGGTAATAATTTTTATGAATTAGCTGATCAAATTTTCGCTGATGAGGAAGATAAAGCTGATGAGTTATACAATCTAGCTAGCGAAGGCAGTCAGCTCGGCGGGTATCCGTTCTTCACGCAAGAAGATCCGCGTATGTATTCAGAAAATCCTCATCACGACACGCTTTTGTTCCAATTAGCGTCCGAAGACTTTGATGAAAATAGGATGGCAATTATGTGGGGCGACTGCGGTGTTGCGAACTTCTTCATCAATAAACAAGATTTAATCAACCGGGACTTTTCTAACATTATGTATAACTGGGATTGTTCGTGA
- a CDS encoding Na+/H+ antiporter subunit A gives MSFLHLAIVLPFIVALLIPLFYRWTKQVHTGWLVLPIPVILFIYFLTFIPKTMDGATIVSMPWIPRLGINFTVVVDGLSLLFALLITGIGSLVTFYSIYYLGKKKERLSNFYTFLFIFMTAMLGVVLSDNLIVLYLFWELTSISSFLLIGYWYHRERSRYGARKSMMITVFGGLMMLGGFILLHIMSDSFSIREIISNADVISNNSLFIPAMILVLLGAFTKSAQVPFHIWLPDAMEAPTPVSAYLHSATMVKAGIYIVARFTPLFASSGVWFWTVSLVGITTLFWGSLNATKKNDLKAILAYSTISQLGLIMALLGVGAASLHFDTLSDDIYVMAIVAAVFHLFNHATFKGSLFMMVGIVDHETGTRDIRRLGGLMRIMPITATIAFIGTFAMAGIPPFNGFLSKEMFFESMVNITQLQLFDASTWGVLLPVVAWVASVFTFVYSMIIFFKTFTGKVKPYLLPKKPHEAPFGLLLPPIILSIFVVGIGLFPNLIAEPILEPAVRAIVPGLSTDFSIHISLWHGFTPALLMTFGVVAVGIVLFLTHKYWKPWITTKVPKALRIGKTYDNGMYYLEQGSYRMTMFIMTGWLRTYLNYMLSAFILMMASVMIFTQALDFNFSSMTKVTVVDFVLAAVILVTLVGIVFSKSRITSIILLGAMGYTISIFFVISRAPDLALTQLIIETISVVLYLLVFYHLPQFSNIEEKPKWLSMKTFLSIGVGVIITLVSLSAYNTTFYDSISKYYVDNAYVEAAGRNIVNVILVDFRGFDTMFETAVLSIAAIGIYAMIKLRLTKRGENDENE, from the coding sequence TTGTCATTTCTTCATCTAGCAATTGTTCTGCCATTTATTGTGGCACTGCTAATTCCACTTTTTTACCGGTGGACCAAACAAGTTCATACTGGCTGGTTAGTACTTCCAATTCCAGTGATTTTGTTTATTTACTTCTTAACATTTATCCCAAAAACGATGGACGGGGCAACGATTGTTTCAATGCCTTGGATTCCCCGACTTGGGATTAATTTTACGGTAGTAGTAGATGGGCTTAGTTTGCTGTTTGCGCTACTTATTACTGGGATTGGTTCACTCGTTACCTTTTACTCTATTTATTATTTAGGGAAAAAGAAAGAACGACTTAGCAATTTCTATACATTTTTATTTATTTTTATGACGGCAATGCTTGGGGTTGTCTTGAGTGATAACTTGATTGTGTTGTATCTTTTCTGGGAGCTTACTTCCATTAGTTCGTTCTTATTGATTGGGTATTGGTATCATCGTGAGCGTTCACGGTATGGGGCTCGTAAATCGATGATGATTACAGTCTTCGGCGGACTGATGATGCTTGGCGGATTTATTTTGCTTCATATTATGAGCGATTCTTTTTCCATTCGGGAGATTATTAGTAACGCGGATGTAATTAGTAATAATAGTTTATTCATTCCCGCGATGATTCTTGTCTTGCTCGGGGCATTTACGAAATCTGCGCAAGTTCCATTCCATATTTGGTTGCCGGATGCGATGGAAGCACCTACTCCGGTCAGTGCCTACCTCCACTCTGCTACGATGGTAAAAGCTGGGATTTATATTGTCGCTCGGTTCACGCCACTATTTGCAAGTTCGGGTGTATGGTTTTGGACGGTATCACTCGTTGGGATTACGACCCTTTTCTGGGGTTCACTTAATGCCACGAAGAAAAATGATTTAAAAGCAATTTTGGCTTATTCGACGATAAGTCAGCTTGGTCTCATTATGGCGCTTCTTGGTGTCGGCGCTGCTTCCCTTCACTTTGATACGCTTAGTGATGATATTTATGTGATGGCGATTGTCGCAGCTGTGTTCCATCTATTTAATCACGCGACGTTTAAAGGTAGCTTGTTTATGATGGTTGGGATTGTCGATCATGAAACAGGAACGCGGGATATTAGGCGACTTGGTGGTCTAATGCGCATCATGCCAATTACAGCAACGATTGCTTTTATAGGAACGTTCGCAATGGCTGGGATTCCACCGTTTAATGGATTTCTAAGTAAAGAGATGTTTTTTGAAAGCATGGTAAATATTACGCAATTGCAATTGTTTGATGCAAGTACTTGGGGCGTTCTGCTCCCTGTTGTAGCTTGGGTTGCTAGTGTGTTTACGTTTGTTTATAGTATGATTATTTTCTTTAAAACATTTACTGGAAAAGTGAAACCGTACTTACTTCCGAAAAAACCGCATGAAGCGCCATTCGGACTACTTTTACCACCGATTATTTTATCGATTTTCGTGGTGGGTATTGGTCTCTTCCCTAATTTAATTGCGGAGCCGATTTTGGAGCCTGCTGTAAGAGCAATTGTTCCTGGGCTTTCTACTGATTTCTCCATTCACATTAGTTTGTGGCACGGCTTTACGCCTGCTCTGTTAATGACGTTCGGTGTTGTTGCAGTGGGGATTGTCTTGTTTCTTACACATAAATACTGGAAACCTTGGATTACGACTAAGGTTCCAAAAGCACTTCGAATTGGGAAAACGTATGATAATGGGATGTATTATTTAGAACAAGGCTCGTATCGTATGACGATGTTTATTATGACTGGTTGGCTTCGGACTTACTTGAATTACATGTTATCGGCTTTTATTTTAATGATGGCTTCGGTCATGATTTTCACACAAGCACTTGATTTCAATTTCTCGAGTATGACGAAAGTAACAGTTGTTGATTTTGTTTTAGCGGCAGTTATTTTAGTGACGTTGGTTGGGATTGTCTTTTCCAAGTCGCGGATTACTTCGATTATTTTACTTGGAGCAATGGGATACACGATTAGTATTTTCTTTGTTATCTCTAGAGCACCAGACCTTGCTTTAACACAGCTTATTATTGAAACTATTTCCGTTGTGCTTTATCTACTTGTGTTTTATCATCTTCCTCAGTTTAGTAATATTGAGGAAAAGCCGAAATGGTTATCAATGAAGACATTTTTGAGTATCGGGGTCGGTGTAATTATCACCCTTGTCTCTCTTTCAGCGTATAATACAACATTTTATGATTCGATTTCGAAGTACTATGTGGACAATGCTTATGTGGAAGCGGCGGGACGAAATATTGTAAATGTTATCTTAGTTGACTTCCGTGGTTTTGATACGATGTTTGAGACAGCTGTACTTTCGATTGCGGCGATTGGTATATACGCGATGATTAAATTACGACTGACGAAACGAGGTGAGAATGATGAAAACGAATGA
- a CDS encoding Na+/H+ antiporter subunit E, whose protein sequence is MAFQLILNIILACLWMFLESSFSFATFIIGFIIGIFLLFFMRRFLGSRFYLFRLFALIKLVFRFLHDLIVSTVHVSRIVLKKDMNIRPGIFRYDTTLETDWEVTMLALLITLTPGTLSIDISDDYKAIYVHSLHVPNIEEEIATIRKSYEGAIMEVFHG, encoded by the coding sequence ATGGCTTTTCAACTTATTCTTAATATAATACTTGCTTGTTTGTGGATGTTTCTTGAGTCATCATTTAGTTTTGCAACATTTATCATTGGCTTTATCATCGGGATTTTCTTGCTATTCTTTATGCGACGTTTCCTTGGATCAAGATTCTACCTTTTCCGGTTATTCGCCCTTATCAAACTGGTTTTCCGCTTTTTGCATGATTTAATTGTTTCTACAGTTCATGTAAGTCGGATTGTTTTAAAGAAAGATATGAACATTCGACCGGGGATTTTCAGATATGATACGACGCTTGAGACAGACTGGGAAGTGACGATGCTCGCACTACTGATTACGTTAACGCCAGGGACACTTTCGATTGATATTTCGGATGATTATAAAGCAATCTATGTCCACTCGCTTCACGTCCCTAACATTGAAGAAGAAATTGCAACAATTCGTAAGTCTTATGAAGGCGCGATTATGGAGGTGTTCCACGGATGA
- a CDS encoding Na+/H+ antiporter subunit D encodes MNNIILMPILIPFLGAITLMLLPKKVIIQRVFALIFSGILVVATLGLVFYIRENGITTVNIGNWAAPFGITMVGDMLAVLLTATTSIVLFCVILYSFYTIGKPREKFLYYPAILFMIVGVNGSFLTGDIFNMFVFFEVMLMASYVLLVIGGTQVQLKATIKYLLINVVGSGFFVVAIALLYSMIGTLNMADISQKITDLNGANTGMISVVAVLFLFVFGLKAGLFPLYFWLPGSYFAPPIPVLALFGGLLTKVGVYAIIRTYTLFFSSLTDFVVPLLGILAIVTIVLGVIGAISYYDMKTIVIYNIMIAIGVILFSVSIMTRESMTGAVFYLIHDMIIKAALFLIVGIVMAITGYSSVKKFSGLMSVKPSLGWIFFIATLGLAGIPPLSGFIGKLLIVEGAFSAGQIVGGIIILLSSLFVLMSLIKVFTKGFWGEKKGVFNLQIPYKKMLVPVIILLAISIGYGVFSNAIYPFIEQAVDPLVDPSVYIHAVIKE; translated from the coding sequence ATGAATAATATAATTTTAATGCCGATTTTGATACCTTTCCTTGGAGCAATTACGTTAATGTTGCTTCCGAAAAAAGTAATCATTCAACGGGTATTCGCCCTTATTTTTAGTGGTATTTTGGTTGTAGCGACACTTGGACTTGTATTTTATATTCGAGAAAATGGGATTACAACTGTGAATATTGGTAACTGGGCGGCTCCTTTTGGGATTACGATGGTTGGCGATATGCTTGCTGTCTTGCTTACGGCAACGACGAGTATTGTTTTATTCTGCGTGATTCTTTATTCTTTTTATACGATTGGGAAACCACGGGAGAAATTTCTTTATTATCCAGCGATTCTCTTTATGATTGTTGGGGTTAATGGTTCGTTTTTAACTGGTGATATTTTTAATATGTTCGTATTCTTTGAAGTTATGCTGATGGCGTCTTATGTACTGCTTGTCATTGGTGGAACTCAAGTTCAGCTCAAAGCGACGATTAAATACTTGCTGATTAATGTGGTTGGTTCCGGATTTTTCGTTGTAGCAATTGCGCTACTTTATTCGATGATTGGAACGCTCAACATGGCGGATATTTCGCAAAAAATTACGGATTTAAATGGTGCAAATACAGGAATGATTAGCGTTGTCGCGGTTCTGTTCTTGTTTGTATTCGGACTAAAAGCAGGACTATTCCCGCTTTACTTCTGGCTACCAGGATCTTACTTTGCTCCACCAATTCCGGTGCTTGCTTTATTTGGTGGACTTCTGACAAAAGTTGGGGTTTATGCAATTATCCGGACATACACACTATTTTTCAGTTCGTTAACAGATTTTGTTGTTCCGCTACTTGGAATTCTCGCGATTGTGACGATTGTTCTTGGGGTTATTGGGGCAATTAGTTACTATGATATGAAAACGATTGTGATTTATAATATTATGATTGCGATTGGTGTTATTCTGTTTAGCGTTTCGATTATGACACGTGAATCGATGACTGGTGCTGTCTTTTACTTGATTCACGATATGATTATTAAAGCCGCGCTGTTCCTTATTGTCGGGATTGTGATGGCGATTACTGGTTATTCTAGTGTAAAAAAATTCAGTGGGTTGATGAGCGTGAAGCCTTCACTCGGTTGGATTTTCTTCATTGCTACTCTTGGTCTTGCAGGAATTCCACCTCTTAGCGGCTTCATTGGAAAATTATTGATTGTGGAAGGTGCTTTCTCTGCTGGTCAAATAGTCGGCGGAATCATCATCTTACTATCCAGCTTATTCGTCCTTATGTCTTTAATCAAAGTCTTTACAAAAGGCTTCTGGGGCGAGAAAAAAGGCGTATTCAATTTACAAATTCCGTATAAAAAAATGCTTGTGCCAGTAATTATTCTACTTGCGATTTCGATTGGTTATGGTGTGTTTAGTAACGCAATTTATCCGTTTATTGAACAGGCGGTTGACCCTCTTGTTGACCCTTCTGTTTATATCCATGCGGTGATAAAGGAGTGA
- a CDS encoding Na(+)/H(+) antiporter subunit B yields MMKTNDVLLRNVTKVVAFIIFLFSLHLFFAGHYNPGGGFVAGLTTAGAITLTLLAYDTKTVASMLNINTIMLTGVGLVFALGTGMIGIFTGDPFLTHKFGHVDLPILGDTALHTATLFDLGVYLVVVGVTLTIIQTIGESD; encoded by the coding sequence ATGATGAAAACGAATGACGTTCTACTGAGAAATGTAACGAAAGTAGTTGCTTTCATTATTTTCTTATTCTCACTCCATTTATTCTTTGCAGGACATTATAATCCTGGTGGCGGGTTTGTAGCTGGACTTACAACGGCTGGCGCAATTACATTAACGCTACTTGCTTATGATACAAAAACAGTTGCTAGTATGCTTAATATCAATACGATTATGCTTACCGGGGTTGGGCTTGTATTCGCCCTTGGTACTGGGATGATTGGGATTTTTACAGGAGATCCTTTCTTAACGCATAAATTTGGTCATGTTGATTTGCCCATTTTAGGAGATACTGCGTTACACACGGCGACTTTGTTTGACCTTGGGGTTTACTTAGTTGTTGTCGGTGTAACACTTACGATAATTCAAACGATTGGGGAGAGTGACTGA
- a CDS encoding Na(+)/H(+) antiporter subunit C, with protein MELLMSILIGLIFAAAVYLILSKSLLRIIIGTAVLSHGVNLLVLTMGGLKKGRVPILGTPGAGTYNDPLPQALILTAIVISFGVTAFFLVLAYRAYQELDSESVSKTRGHEADDE; from the coding sequence ATGGAACTATTAATGTCTATATTAATCGGCTTGATTTTTGCAGCTGCTGTCTACTTAATTCTCTCTAAAAGTTTGCTACGGATTATTATTGGAACGGCTGTCCTAAGCCATGGTGTCAATTTGCTTGTACTTACGATGGGTGGACTGAAAAAAGGTCGCGTGCCAATTCTTGGTACACCGGGAGCGGGAACGTATAATGATCCCCTTCCACAAGCACTTATTTTGACTGCGATTGTTATAAGCTTTGGTGTAACTGCCTTTTTCCTTGTTCTTGCTTATAGAGCGTATCAGGAGCTTGATAGCGAGAGTGTATCCAAGACGAGAGGACATGAAGCCGATGATGAATAA
- the menI gene encoding 1,4-dihydroxy-2-naphthoyl-CoA hydrolase MenI: MGLQETIGIEIVSVEKGKAIVQLEVTEKVHQPFGYLHGGVSVVLAEHAASIGAAKSIEPDEIVFGLEINANHLASKQEGLVTATAEAIHLGKSTQVWEIKITDETEKLICISRCTIAVKKKRK; encoded by the coding sequence ATGGGACTTCAAGAAACTATTGGCATTGAAATCGTTTCAGTAGAAAAAGGAAAAGCAATCGTTCAGTTAGAAGTAACAGAAAAAGTCCACCAACCATTTGGCTATTTGCATGGCGGCGTTTCTGTTGTTTTGGCGGAACATGCAGCAAGTATTGGCGCTGCTAAATCAATCGAACCTGATGAAATCGTCTTTGGTTTAGAAATTAACGCCAACCACCTCGCTTCAAAACAAGAAGGATTAGTAACAGCGACTGCAGAAGCAATCCACCTTGGCAAAAGTACCCAAGTCTGGGAAATTAAAATCACTGACGAAACGGAAAAACTAATTTGTATTAGCAGATGTACCATAGCAGTCAAAAAGAAACGAAAATAA
- a CDS encoding lmo2377 family MFS transporter translates to MTTRTRNLYILMLANLLMSASMTMIMPFLSLYIETFGDYSNAYVQRWAGYIFGVTFLIAFIFSPIWGRIGDKHGYKGILILTSVGLSVCIFLMGFAHSVTYLLILRIFMGVVTGFIGVSNAFIARQTPRNEAGKILGTLQLGGVTGMLFGPLIGGAMADLFGFKDTFTITGIAMMVAALIVAFGVKEIRTEEQKEAAKVVYSRRAVLKQIFTLRVLFTVMVITALIQIANFSVQPLLALYVGDMTQSDNIAFLSGLAFSATGFGNLVMTRKWGQLGDKYGYEKILNILLIMAAVFVIPQAFATNLWVFIFFRFLFGIAIGGMVPCTTAYIRLAAPGVMQGEMLGYNQSARFLGNVIGPILGGTLAGFTGIPSVFLFMSFMFLVAFFILLYALHSDRKRHVNVD, encoded by the coding sequence ATGACAACTCGAACACGGAATTTGTACATCTTAATGCTGGCAAACCTGTTGATGTCAGCCAGTATGACAATGATTATGCCGTTTTTATCTCTCTACATCGAAACATTTGGTGATTACAGCAATGCCTATGTTCAAAGATGGGCCGGCTATATTTTTGGCGTAACTTTTTTAATTGCCTTTATTTTCTCGCCGATTTGGGGACGTATTGGTGATAAGCACGGTTATAAAGGAATTTTGATTTTAACTTCGGTCGGTTTATCGGTTTGTATTTTTTTGATGGGATTTGCGCATTCTGTCACTTACTTACTGATTTTACGGATTTTTATGGGGGTTGTTACTGGTTTTATTGGTGTTAGTAATGCCTTTATTGCACGGCAAACTCCTCGTAATGAAGCTGGGAAAATTCTCGGTACTTTGCAACTCGGAGGCGTGACTGGGATGCTGTTTGGTCCTCTGATTGGCGGCGCGATGGCGGATTTATTTGGCTTTAAAGATACCTTTACGATTACCGGGATTGCGATGATGGTTGCGGCTTTGATTGTCGCTTTTGGTGTAAAGGAAATCCGTACAGAAGAACAAAAAGAAGCTGCCAAGGTCGTTTATTCTCGTCGTGCAGTTTTAAAACAAATTTTTACGCTACGAGTTCTATTCACGGTGATGGTTATTACTGCACTCATCCAAATTGCGAACTTTAGTGTTCAACCGTTGCTTGCGCTTTATGTAGGAGATATGACGCAATCAGACAATATTGCTTTCTTGTCAGGGTTGGCGTTTTCTGCGACGGGATTCGGGAACTTGGTGATGACGCGAAAATGGGGACAGCTTGGAGACAAATATGGGTATGAGAAAATACTGAATATCTTGTTGATTATGGCGGCTGTTTTTGTTATTCCACAGGCATTCGCGACGAATCTTTGGGTCTTTATCTTCTTCCGCTTTTTATTCGGGATTGCGATTGGTGGTATGGTGCCATGTACGACAGCTTATATTCGGCTTGCGGCGCCTGGTGTTATGCAAGGCGAAATGCTTGGCTATAATCAAAGTGCTCGCTTTTTAGGAAATGTTATCGGACCAATCCTCGGTGGGACGCTCGCTGGTTTCACAGGAATTCCGAGTGTGTTCTTATTTATGAGTTTTATGTTCCTCGTGGCATTTTTCATTTTGCTTTATGCCCTTCATTCCGACCGAAAACGGCATGTGAACGTGGATTGA
- the mnhG gene encoding monovalent cation/H(+) antiporter subunit G, which translates to MNVIIEIIISIMILIGGLLSILAAIGVIRLPDVYTRTHAAGISNTFGVSLLLFATVGYFFHSGEGFNARVLLAVLFIFLTTPVASHLINRAAYDTGVPLAIRIRDQLRSVKKDDIKKKKSLIIRQEQIEKARQEREELEERMEWERREEKIDEREDQEEQEREREEQTIEEQSDDSEHEIIEQDESETESDDDKTEK; encoded by the coding sequence GTGAACGTGATAATTGAGATTATTATTTCTATTATGATTTTAATCGGCGGTTTGCTTAGTATTCTTGCCGCAATCGGGGTTATCAGATTGCCTGACGTGTACACTAGAACGCATGCTGCCGGGATTAGTAATACATTTGGCGTTAGCTTACTTCTGTTTGCAACGGTTGGTTACTTTTTCCACTCAGGCGAAGGTTTTAATGCGCGAGTACTTCTGGCCGTATTGTTTATTTTCTTAACTACACCAGTGGCTTCTCACCTTATTAACCGGGCTGCTTATGATACCGGTGTTCCACTAGCTATTCGAATTCGTGACCAATTGCGTTCAGTGAAAAAAGACGATATTAAGAAAAAGAAAAGTCTTATTATCCGTCAAGAACAAATTGAAAAAGCACGACAAGAGCGGGAAGAATTGGAAGAACGAATGGAATGGGAACGACGCGAAGAGAAAATTGATGAGCGCGAAGATCAAGAAGAACAAGAACGGGAACGCGAGGAACAAACGATTGAAGAACAGTCGGATGATTCCGAGCATGAAATCATCGAGCAAGATGAAAGTGAAACTGAATCAGACGATGATAAAACAGAGAAATAA
- a CDS encoding divergent PAP2 family protein, whose protein sequence is MSIFTNTPLIASIIAIVFAQVVKVPIHILVYRKFNVGLMFSTGGMPSSHSAAVTALMTTLAIEYGLDSPYFAIAVVFGIIVMFDATGVRRQAGEQAVVLNKLVTDFQDFVEHAKGLAAPEQEEKTKHLKELLGHKPMEVFFGALTGIAIGFILEMFM, encoded by the coding sequence ATGTCGATATTTACGAATACACCATTAATTGCATCTATTATTGCGATAGTGTTTGCCCAAGTGGTAAAAGTGCCGATTCATATTTTAGTTTACCGGAAGTTTAATGTCGGACTAATGTTTTCCACTGGTGGCATGCCTAGCTCTCACTCAGCTGCGGTTACTGCACTAATGACAACACTCGCAATTGAATACGGGCTCGATTCACCTTATTTCGCGATTGCTGTTGTATTTGGTATTATCGTGATGTTCGATGCGACTGGCGTTAGAAGACAAGCCGGTGAACAAGCAGTTGTTTTAAACAAATTAGTAACGGATTTCCAAGACTTCGTGGAACATGCAAAAGGGCTCGCGGCACCTGAACAAGAAGAAAAAACGAAGCATTTAAAAGAATTACTTGGTCATAAACCTATGGAAGTTTTCTTCGGAGCACTTACCGGGATTGCGATTGGCTTTATTTTAGAAATGTTTATGTAA
- a CDS encoding Na(+)/H(+) antiporter subunit F1, with the protein MIIQIALSIGLLLYSISTFLYLYRILKGPTTSDKVVALDSIGMNLVAIVALLSMFYDTHAFLDVILLIALLAFIGTVSFAKFIEKGKVIDRERDN; encoded by the coding sequence ATGATTATTCAAATCGCTTTATCCATTGGTTTACTTCTCTATTCGATTTCAACTTTCTTATATCTTTACCGTATTTTAAAAGGACCAACTACTTCTGACAAAGTGGTGGCGCTGGATTCTATTGGAATGAACTTAGTGGCCATTGTAGCGCTACTTTCGATGTTTTATGATACGCATGCCTTTTTGGATGTTATTTTACTTATTGCGCTTCTTGCATTTATCGGAACGGTTTCCTTTGCCAAATTTATTGAGAAAGGGAAGGTGATTGATCGTGAACGTGATAATTGA